GACCTCACGCGGGGCGAGGCCATCGCCGCCAGTTGCAGCGGCTGCCACGGCCCAACCGGCCGCGCCCCCGTCCTGAAGGGCGAACCCGCCGCACAGATCCAGAACGCACTGCTGGCCTTCCGCAACGGCACGCGCCGCAACGGCACCATGCAGGGCGTCGCGTCGCGCCTGAGTGACCAGGACATCGTGGACGTCGCCGCGTTCTACGCCGGACCACCCGCTGCGCCCGCACCCGCCACGCCGCCCGCACCCAGCACCCCCACGCCTGCTGCCCCCGTCACGGCGCCCGGCGCACTGGGCCGCACCCTCTACCTGGAGGGCGCCCCGTCCCGCGACGTGCTGGCCTGCGCGGTCTGCCACGGCGAGGACGGCAAGGGTGCGGACGCCGTGGGCATCCCGGCCATCGCGGGCCTGAGTGCCGCCAGCGTCCTGGAGACCCTCAAGGCGTACCACGCGATGCCGCCCGTGGGCATCGCCTACCCCGACGCCATGCGGATCGCCGTCAAGCCGCTGTCGGACGCGGACATGAGCGCCGTTGCCCAGTTCGTCGCCACGTTGAAGTAGCCCCCTGCCGGCTCCGTCCGGGTGCCCGGTTCCTACGGATTCCGTCTGTTTCGTGAACAGATCGGAACACCACCGATCTGTTCACTCCACGCCCGGAACCCGTTTTTCTCCTCCTCGCGTCCGCTCGGGTTGAAAGTTTCTTGCAAACCTTTCAACCGGAGTCCGTATCAGCGCA
This region of Deinococcus sp. JMULE3 genomic DNA includes:
- a CDS encoding c-type cytochrome, with protein sequence MNRRSLPAALLLVTPLLAGVAALAQTTPAPTTPATLKAGPADLTRGEAIAASCSGCHGPTGRAPVLKGEPAAQIQNALLAFRNGTRRNGTMQGVASRLSDQDIVDVAAFYAGPPAAPAPATPPAPSTPTPAAPVTAPGALGRTLYLEGAPSRDVLACAVCHGEDGKGADAVGIPAIAGLSAASVLETLKAYHAMPPVGIAYPDAMRIAVKPLSDADMSAVAQFVATLK